The following is a genomic window from Oncorhynchus kisutch isolate 150728-3 linkage group LG6, Okis_V2, whole genome shotgun sequence.
TCGTGGTGCGAGCCGTCTGGTTTCTGGGTGTAGTGGTCCAGCAGGCTCTGCAGCACCTCGTCAGGGATCCCCGACCTGTCGTGCTTGTCCACGCCCGTGGGGGAGGAGTCTAGCAGACTGAGGGGCGAGTCACCGTCCATCACGCCTGATACCACCCCCTGGATAACCGACTGCTGGGACGACAGGTGACCAACGTTGACCTCATAATCGTTGGTGCTGCCCCCTGCCACCCCGGCCCCTGACGCTGCACTGCTGGCCGCGTTAAGGTAGCGCCTCTTCTTGAGGAACTGCATGGCGTCGTCATAGTTACTGGTGGTGGGACCCGATTTGGCCTCAGAGCCCTGCATGATGCCCATCCTGACCATCCCCACAGCCCCACCCTGCTCCATAGTGCCCTGCTTGGCCTGCCCCAAATCCCCCTGGTCCAGGGCCTTGCGGTTGGCCTTCTTGAAGGCCATCTTAGGGGCTCTGCCATGATGCTCGTGGTGCATActgggccctggcggagtggacgAGGACACAGTGTGATTCTCCACGCTGTAATCATGGAGACTGTAGCCTCCCGACGGCGCCCCATGGATGTGTGCTCCGCCCAGCCCTCCTGCTTCAGCTGGCCCTGCTGTTTTCTTCCTCTTGCGCTCTCCTCCCTCACCAGAGTTTTTGGACTTGCCCCTCTTCCGGCCCGAGGCCCCAGCATTTCCCTGAGTGATTCCGTAGCTGCCCTGCCCAATGTCCTCACAGCCCAGGTCCAACATCCCGGGCTCCAGATCCTTCTTTATGGCTTCTCCACAGGTTCGCTTGTGCTTGAGTAATCGGTCTGTCCTGGAAAAAAACTGCAGGGCAGAGAGACCACAAGTAGGGTACAGATTGTAAACAGCAGAATGGGATAGACACGAAGACATTTCCATCCCGAGAAATATAACTTGTCAGGTCATGCCACAATGGAAGTGGGCATATTAAGATGCATTGTCCCTGAGGGGATATTTGTCTTGACCATTCAAAAGTGCTGCTGCTTCCACAGGTTAAAAGCAGACATTCATCATAACCACTCCCCTCCCAACACACATCATCCTATTTCAGTAGATTTTCCATGTAGAGGTCACTACCTGTTGGCAGGTCTCACATCTGTATGGCTTTTCTCCACTGTGGGTCCTCTTGTGTCTCTCCATGTGGTATTTCTGAATGAAGCGCATGTTACACTGGTCACAGCaaaaaggcttctctcctgtcaGGGGAAACATCACAGAAAATCTAAAGAAAAATAACCATCTACAAAACATAGCTGGATGACACAGTGAGCAAAACTATTGGTGCACAAAGGTAATTGATTGTTTGTCTCTCACATGTCGTTAGTGTGCTTGACGTGTGTGTGGGATTTGACATTCCACTCACCGCTGTGGATCTTCTCGTGCCGCTGTAGTAGGTATTTCTGGATGAAACTCATGTTACACTGGCTGCACCTGAACGGCCTCTCACCTAAGGCAACACCACAGCCACACAGTTATGGTTACTAAGTTAAATCCTCTGTGTCTGCCTACTCTATTCAAAACTAATACTGCACTGGTTTCATTTCAACGTTTCCTAGTGACTTTGTGAACAACCTAGTTTTTCTAACACACAAGATATATTCCAAACATTTCTGGGGTTCTTTTAGCTTTCATAATATAGTGAAAAACTAACCAAAACCACACAGAATGCTAGAAATGAACAGACATTTTGATCAGTGGCCTAGGTACCTGTGTGAATGAGGACCTCCCATAACAAACATATTGTCTATCTATTCAATTCAACACAAATACTGTTGTTCCTCAAGAGAGCACTTGTATTTTAAAACCAACAAttttatttaaattaaaaattaaaaaatacattaaaaatgaGCAGTTGATCAGTCAGTAGAGGCCTGGGTACCTGTGTGGATGAGGACATGTCTGCGCAGGTGGTATGAGCTCCTGAAGGATGCGCCGCAGTGCTCACAGATGTGGAGCTTCCCGTTGGGCCACAGGCTGCCTCCATCTGCTTCCAGCATCATTGATTGCTGTTGGACAAAAGGAGGCCAATTCAACCACCAAATTCAATTTAACTCATTCAATGTATGATCGTTGAAGATAGAAACTAAGTTCTGGGGAAAAAAAATACTCATATGTAATAGATCCTCAACTACTGAAAAATGAAGACCAAATTTCAGTGAATGAATCATATCTAAATCAAAATAACTTAGGATGCATAACACACCTTAGGCTCTCCACGTTTCCTCCGGGGCTTGCCCTCCTCACCATTTGACCTTCGACCTCTCTTTCCTGAGGACTCCTTTCCTAACCGACTCGGCAGCTGGGAGGATGACAAAAGGGAGGCGCAGAGTGAGAAAGAAGACAGAAAATTTTTAAAAAATGAGCACTTGAGAGAATGGGAAGGGCCAAGTTCAGTCACACATTCACATAGCTTACATATTGCACATGtacacaaaacaaaaaacacaaacgGACTCATGCAGCATTTAGTGAATGCTCATTTGAGCCATTGCAGAGGGCTGCCTTGGGGAGGTGCCAGAAGGTAGAGTAATAAACCACATATTTATGGCTCCCTCTGTGCATCTCTCCAGACACAGTTAAGCCGTCATTCAAAATGGAGAGCTGCTCTTCATTTAGGATGCGTACCAAAATGGcctataagggaatagggtgtcatttgagacacacACTTAGAATCCCATAAAAAAGGCCTATGCTTATTAACTAGTGGCTCAAGTCTAAATACAGACCGATTAATATTCAGCATGTTGTTCACTCACTATGAAGAGCAATCTTCAAACAAAGGAGTCTGTGGTTTGGGAAAGGGGAGGGACACTGGGATTCATAGGGACATTGATCCCCCACCCACACTGCCATTTCAATTACACTTCCCAACACCATATGGATACTAAGAGCATggctgtctgaaatggcaccccatttcatatatagtgcactacttttgaccagaggcctatattgcactatatagggaatagggtataattTCAGACACAGCCTGAGTGTGGATTAGTACATGTGAGAAAGACAAGGGCACTCTCAAATATCAACCAATCATTGTATTAGATCAGGGGTAAGGCTAGCCAAAACAAACCTGTCTCATTTCCTCAACCAAAAGAGCGCAGGCCCAGTGGCCTCAAAATGGCTGTAAGCTCACAAGCATGCCATTATCCTGAAATTAATAGCACCATTTGGGGTGCTCTGACTGCTCTCCAAATGAAACTACTCATAACTTTAGTAGGGAATCGCCTTTTTGAGGGGAGAAAAATGTGTGTCTTCCATTCTCCTCAGTAGTAATAACAGTTAAATAGAAATACACAAATAATGTCATAGTTCATGTAATATATTCTCTAAAATGTCCTTGGATAAACTTTTAAACCATATTTAGTGAGCAAGAAATGATACGTCTAGCTTTTCAATGAGCATGCAAGTGCTGCCTAGTAAACTCTGGAGCCTGGCTATtgttaggcagagagagagcgtgtgtgtgtagaagACAATGTGTGAGTGCAAGCTCAAACAAGACGACCGTGTCCTTGCCAAGACGTTTCCATTCACACAAGAGGCCCAATCCAAATCATTTTGAGAGGGACATATTTTGCATTTGATGTCTTAGATTTAGGTCACCATTACTAAATCCTCcctctgctgcccccccccccacccccacattcCCCTTTATCCACCAGTCTTTGGTGAGATTGGCTATTTTACAAGCCCCGCtccccaaaaggcatgtggaCATCTGATCAACCAAACCTCTGGagtaacatttttattttaataatTGTAGTGCTGCTGTGAATTAGACATTTCAATAGAGAACATTTGCCTTGTTTACCCATGATTTAAAAAATCATACATAACAAAAGAGGAAGATTTGGTGTGGGTTAAGGCATTTACCTATCCATTTTGAGATTTGTTGATATTTTAGTCCATTAACATTAGTATTTTCCAAAAATCTATATAAAAATGTCAAACTagatgaaaatgtatattttcttttGTTTCTCATACTAGTGATTAACATTTTTATTAATTTGAACCACTCATTTCAAAGCTCACTAGATTGAATTACACAATTTAAAAGCCCATTTCATAGAGAATGTGGACTATATAGTAACTTACATTGAAGAGATGATGATTGGTTCTAAATAAGCATTTGAAAGCCTAATTTCACTAGAGTACTGTACTTTTCTTTAACTGCAATTTACCAAGAATTGGACTCTTCCCACACACCAACTATTTTTCCTCAGCTTCAGAAGCATCTGCTTTCACCAAATGCTGTATGGTTATGATTAAATAGTCACCAGACTTGCCCAGAGGAAATTGTTGATATCTTGTCCATTTCTTAATCTAGGTGCAATCTTGTTGGGAAAAATTTGCCAAAAATGCATTTTACATACATCTATGTCTTCACAGATAGGAAgatgaaaaaaaagtatttaccCACAATCTGCTCTGGACAAGTCCGGTCCTGGAGTGTCTTAAAATGAAATCAAAATATTGAGGCTAACTTCATCCAGTGTCCAGAAAAATGGATTTGCTTGATATGCAATCATGTGCATATTTAATGATATATTGCCCAATTTGCATATTTAAATATGTCTGAAAATGTGTAATACCAAAAAGTTGAATGTAGACACAAATGACTGGAAAAAGTTGATTGTGATACAACTAAGATTGAAAAAAATCCCTATTATGGTGTGGTGCCTTGCCTTGAATTCTCTGGTCTAAAGAACAACATTACAGTCTggattcccagacacagattaagttcTGGACTAAAAAGCTCTTTCAATGGAGAATCTCTATTGAGAGATTCAATGTGTGTATGGGAAACCAGCCCTAAAAGTATCAATGTGTCAGAAGGCCTTACGTTGCCTTGGCTAAGGTCATGCACCAGCAAGTTCTGGTGGTTGCCCATGGACACCTCTAGGAGCTCTGTGCTCTTCCCCGGGCCTCCAGGGTACAGCGGCAGACGGTAGTCATGTTCTGTCATCTTCTCCTGCTTGATGTCCATGGCATGGACGTAGTCCCCCACCCCTCCATACCCCCCCAGGGCTCCCATGCTGCAGTCTGGAGAGTCCCGCTCCTTCTTCAGGATCATCTCGTGGGGGCCTGGCAGGTCCTGCATAACAGACTGGGCAGCCAGCCGGGTGAAGCTGGTCACAGGGGGCAGGTGACTGAACATGATCATGCCAGGGGAGAAGTTGGAGTCCATGCTCCCATTGGAGCGCAGGAAGTCATTACCTAGTTTGTCTTGAATGATGCTCATGATGAACTTGGTGGTGATGGGCAGATTCAACTACAGGGAGCCAACCATCCTGGGGAAGAAAGAGCAGGAGGTGAAGTACAATGCAATCCAACTTTATTGTCCATATGTTACAGCGAacggaaatgtgtcttctgctctAAAAATTTGTATCTCCCCAGATAACTGTGTTTATGCAACGTATGCTGAGAGGTGAACAGGGTGAAGTCACAGCGCAGCACTCCTGGATGAGTGGAAAGGAAACATTAACTGGGTGGATTTTCCATCAGTGGTCTATGATGGTTTATTTTTGTTTACATGTGCTGCTGACACAAACTCACGTGAACTAAATGAACtgttcagactagaggtcgaccgattaatcagaatggccgattaattagggccgatttcaagttttcataaatcTGCCTTTTTGGACACTTatattgcactccatgaggagactgcgtgacaGGCTgactgttacgcgagtgcagcaaagatccaaggtaagttgctagctagcattacatttatcttgtaaaaaacaatcttAACAAATCACTacttaactacacatggttgatgatattacttgtTTATCTAGCTTCCCCTGTGTTaaatataatcgatgcggtgcctgttaatttatcatcgaatcacagcctactttgccaaacgggtgatgatttaacaagcgcattcgcaaaaatagcactgtcgttgcatcaatgtgtacctaaccataaacatcaatgcttttcttaaaatcaatacacaagtatatatttttaaacctgcgtatttagttaatattgcctgctaacattaatttcttttaaCTTGGGAAATTGTGCCACTTcccttgcgttctgtgcaagcagagtcagggtgtatgcagcagtttggcctgcctggctcgttgcgaactgtgtgaagaccattttttcctaacaaagaccgtaattcatttgccagaattgtacataatcatgacattgaaggttgttaaatgtaacaggaatatttagacttaggaatgccacccgttagataaaatacggaatggttccgaatttcactgaaagaataaacattttagttttttgcaatgatagtttccggatttgaccatattaatgacctaaggctcgtatttctgtgtgttattatattataattaagtctatgatttaatATATCAGTCTGAATGAGCAGTAGTAGGCAGCAGCagactcgtaagcattcattcaaacagcactttcctgcatctgccagcagctcttcactttgcttcaagcattgcgctgtttatgacttcaagcctatcaactcccgagattaggctggcaatactatagt
Proteins encoded in this region:
- the LOC109893278 gene encoding zinc finger protein 281, encoding MSIIQDKLGNDFLRSNGSMDSNFSPGMIMFSHLPPVTSFTRLAAQSVMQDLPGPHEMILKKERDSPDCSMGALGGYGGVGDYVHAMDIKQEKMTEHDYRLPLYPGGPGKSTELLEVSMGNHQNLLVHDLSQGNLPSRLGKESSGKRGRRSNGEEGKPRRKRGEPKQSMMLEADGGSLWPNGKLHICEHCGASFRSSYHLRRHVLIHTGERPFRCSQCNMSFIQKYLLQRHEKIHSGEKPFCCDQCNMRFIQKYHMERHKRTHSGEKPYRCETCQQFFSRTDRLLKHKRTCGEAIKKDLEPGMLDLGCEDIGQGSYGITQGNAGASGRKRGKSKNSGEGGERKRKKTAGPAEAGGLGGAHIHGAPSGGYSLHDYSVENHTVSSSTPPGPSMHHEHHGRAPKMAFKKANRKALDQGDLGQAKQGTMEQGGAVGMVRMGIMQGSEAKSGPTTSNYDDAMQFLKKRRYLNAASSAASGAGVAGGSTNDYEVNVGHLSSQQSVIQGVVSGVMDGDSPLSLLDSSPTGVDKHDRSGIPDEVLQSLLDHYTQKPDGSHHDVHFDLSDQHVALHPVSADGSDLSHDADSPSPSGDKTVIMHEYSRFLLQALERTSHNTGFPLGPGPPATGPFTSSHQRNPLFSDKHIYTTSPLECGFGQPVASPTLPSSVPKSHFAMLSGSSPQHGFHLNSLEPATHQQLTPSQELTDQMEKQHSSSPSSYQISPSDLGSQKDSQNLASLDPSKGSYTIENFAQAFGSQFKSASRSALSYGADSSGEVDHRIRTPVSEFSGYTSLLADVNEAVSTGSKTPTSQSYR